A genome region from Caldisalinibacter kiritimatiensis includes the following:
- a CDS encoding peptidase U32 family protein: protein MKKPELLAPAGSLEKLKMAIIYGADAVYLGGQQFGLRAAAKNFTLEEIEEGVKFAHDRGKKVFVTVNILAHNNDLKGMPNYIEKLNEIGVDAVIVSDPGVINIVKEVAPDMEIHLSTQANMTNYASAKFWYNQGVKRIVVARELSLKEIKEIIENKPKDLEIEAFVHGAMCISYSGRCLLSNYMVGRDANRGACAHPCRWRYYLVEEKRPGEYFPIEEDERGTFIFNSKDLCMIEHIPELIEAGIHSFKIEGRMKSAYYVATIVRAYRMLIDKYLDNPNDYVYNDKWLNEIKKASHRDFTTGFYFGKPTEKDQLYTSSSYIRNYDFVGLVLDYDKETNIATIQQRNRMFQGDEVEIFGPNKEHFNYVIEKMWDKDGNEIEVAPHPQQIVKMKIDGNVEPWDMLRKARKE from the coding sequence ATGAAAAAACCTGAATTACTAGCACCAGCAGGAAGTTTAGAAAAGTTGAAAATGGCTATTATTTATGGAGCAGATGCGGTATATCTAGGAGGGCAACAGTTTGGTTTAAGGGCAGCTGCTAAAAACTTTACATTAGAAGAAATTGAAGAGGGAGTAAAGTTTGCACATGATAGAGGAAAAAAGGTTTTTGTAACAGTTAATATTTTAGCTCATAATAATGATTTAAAAGGTATGCCAAATTATATTGAAAAGTTAAATGAAATAGGTGTAGATGCAGTTATAGTATCTGACCCTGGAGTTATAAACATTGTTAAAGAAGTGGCTCCAGATATGGAAATACATTTAAGTACACAAGCAAATATGACAAACTATGCATCTGCTAAGTTTTGGTATAACCAAGGTGTTAAAAGAATAGTTGTAGCTAGAGAATTATCGCTAAAAGAAATTAAAGAAATAATAGAAAACAAGCCAAAAGACTTAGAAATAGAAGCTTTTGTACATGGAGCTATGTGTATTTCTTATTCAGGTAGATGTTTATTAAGTAATTATATGGTAGGTAGAGATGCAAATAGAGGAGCATGTGCGCATCCTTGTAGGTGGAGATATTATTTAGTAGAAGAAAAAAGACCTGGAGAATACTTCCCAATTGAAGAAGATGAAAGAGGAACATTTATTTTTAATTCTAAGGATTTATGTATGATTGAGCATATTCCTGAGTTAATTGAAGCAGGAATTCATAGTTTCAAAATTGAAGGAAGAATGAAAAGTGCTTATTATGTTGCTACAATTGTAAGGGCATATAGAATGCTTATAGATAAATATCTTGATAATCCTAATGATTATGTTTATAATGATAAATGGTTAAATGAAATTAAAAAGGCTAGTCATAGGGATTTTACTACAGGATTTTATTTCGGAAAACCTACTGAAAAGGACCAATTATATACAAGTAGTTCATACATTAGGAATTATGATTTTGTAGGTTTAGTTTTAGATTATGACAAAGAAACAAATATAGCAACAATACAGCAAAGAAATAGGATGTTCCAAGGTGATGAAGTTGAAATATTTGGACCAAATAAAGAGCATTTTAACTATGTAATTGAAAAAATGTGGGATAAAGATGGAAATGAAATTGAAGTAGCACCGCATCCACAGCAAATAGTTAAAATGAAAATTGATGGAAATGTAGAACCTTGGGACATGCTCAGAAAAGCTAGAAAGGAATGA
- a CDS encoding O-methyltransferase — protein sequence MSNINEEYIEEYIRSILPKNDDYLVELEKYSKENHIPIVHPEVANFLKVMIKITKAEKILELGTAIGYSALIMANAMESKGKIVTIERREDMIELAKENIKNSETNVDIEIIKGEAQKVLPSINDEFDLIFLDAAKSKYMDFLPYCINNLKTRGIIISDNVLFKGMVANDQLVVRRKKTIVRRMREYLEYISNNEELETSVIPIGDGIALSYKKEVQK from the coding sequence TTGAGTAATATAAACGAAGAATATATAGAAGAGTATATTAGAAGCATATTACCAAAAAACGACGATTATTTAGTTGAATTAGAAAAATATTCTAAAGAAAATCATATCCCTATTGTTCATCCTGAAGTAGCAAATTTTTTAAAGGTTATGATAAAGATAACAAAAGCAGAAAAAATACTAGAATTGGGTACTGCTATTGGTTATTCGGCTTTGATAATGGCTAACGCTATGGAATCGAAGGGGAAAATTGTAACTATTGAAAGAAGAGAAGATATGATTGAATTAGCAAAGGAGAACATAAAAAATAGCGAAACGAATGTTGATATTGAGATAATAAAAGGTGAAGCACAGAAAGTTTTACCATCTATTAATGATGAGTTTGATTTAATATTCCTAGATGCAGCAAAAAGTAAGTATATGGATTTTCTTCCTTATTGTATTAATAATTTAAAGACTAGGGGTATAATAATATCAGACAACGTACTTTTTAAAGGGATGGTTGCTAATGACCAATTAGTCGTGAGAAGGAAGAAAACAATAGTTAGAAGAATGAGAGAATATCTAGAGTACATATCAAATAATGAAGAATTAGAAACAAGTGTAATACCAATTGGTGATGGTATAGCACTATCGTATAAAAAGGAGGTACAAAAATGA
- the mltG gene encoding endolytic transglycosylase MltG: MPDILSKEKKRKKNTRLRKFFFTLLIILTLAFISAKQYYISQTQPVAVNNISEVTIVIPKGSSTSKIALILKENNLIRNELLFKFLCKVDGIDGKLKAGKYKLDNGMTPKEILNKLVEGGVLKETVKFTIPEGFELREIADRLANQRIVNKEEFLSMCEDISYFSDEFNFLNELPNNTTLEGYLFPDTYEVYKDATEEEIIRKMLKRFDEVYNEDIIKKAKQLDMTINEVITLASIIEREAQVDSERPLISAVFHNRLNIGMKLQSCVTVQYALGERKQSLTYDDLEVESKYNTYLYKGLPPGPIASPGAASIEAAVKPADVDYIYFVANGDGTHTFTDNYKEFLKAKHDE, from the coding sequence TTGCCTGATATATTGTCAAAGGAAAAAAAGAGAAAGAAGAATACAAGGTTAAGAAAATTTTTCTTCACTTTGTTAATTATCTTAACATTAGCTTTTATATCAGCTAAACAGTATTACATAAGTCAAACGCAACCCGTTGCTGTAAATAATATAAGTGAGGTTACTATTGTAATTCCGAAGGGAAGTTCGACATCAAAAATAGCATTGATATTAAAGGAAAATAATCTTATTAGAAATGAATTGTTATTTAAGTTTTTATGTAAAGTAGATGGAATAGATGGAAAATTAAAGGCAGGTAAATATAAATTAGATAATGGTATGACACCTAAAGAGATATTAAATAAACTAGTTGAAGGAGGAGTTCTAAAGGAAACAGTAAAGTTTACTATTCCGGAAGGGTTTGAGTTAAGAGAAATAGCTGATAGATTAGCTAATCAAAGGATAGTAAATAAAGAAGAATTTTTAAGTATGTGTGAAGACATATCGTATTTCTCTGATGAGTTTAACTTTTTAAATGAGTTACCAAATAACACTACTTTAGAAGGATATCTTTTTCCAGATACCTATGAAGTTTATAAAGATGCTACTGAGGAAGAGATAATAAGAAAAATGTTAAAAAGATTTGATGAAGTCTATAATGAAGATATAATAAAAAAAGCTAAGCAGCTAGATATGACTATAAATGAAGTAATTACTTTAGCCTCTATAATAGAGAGAGAGGCACAAGTTGATAGTGAGCGACCACTGATATCAGCTGTATTTCATAATAGATTGAACATAGGTATGAAGTTACAGTCGTGTGTAACTGTACAATATGCTTTAGGAGAAAGAAAACAAAGCCTTACTTATGATGACTTAGAAGTTGAATCAAAATATAATACTTATTTATATAAAGGATTGCCACCAGGACCAATTGCATCACCTGGAGCAGCCTCAATTGAAGCTGCTGTAAAACCAGCAGATGTTGATTATATTTATTTTGTGGCTAATGGAGATGGAACTCATACTTTTACTGATAATTATAAAGAGTTTTTGAAAGCAAAGCATGATGAGTAG